The sequence AGGGTTAAAGTCGGGCAACCTTTAGGGGCGTTCGAAGAATAGATATCGGGTAGAAGTACTTGGTCTCATTAACTTATTTGGGATCTGTGCCTTATGTATCTGATTTGTAATGCTTGAAATGCTGCATACAAATTATTTTGGACTGGCTATATTTTGAGGGTATTAGGGGGAAGAGCGAACTTGTTCAACCGAGCGATCATGGCGCCCAGTTGGACGAGCGTTCCAACGCCTTCAAGGATACGCATATGAGTCCAGCCAATCTCCTACAAGTGAAATTAGTTAAGTCATGGATGTTCCTCTGCTACACTTGCTCTACGCACGCGGATGAACTCCAACTTTAAGTACTCTGGCAGCTCCTCCATGCCTTTGACGACTCTGAACACGGTCACAACAATATCCACCGCCGAGTATCCTTGATCCCAAAGCGCGTTCACTCTGGCAAGGGCTTCATCAATTTTGCCATATTGGCAGTCTTTGATCATTTGGCGGATAACAATAGGATGGGGTTGATCGCAAATTTTGAATACGTTATCTTGGCTGACAAAGCCGAAACCTGACCAGGTAGATTGGAGATTGTTAATCGCTTGACGCATGTCGCCCTCAGCAGTGAAAATGAGTGCGGCGAGGCCTTCGTCATTGTACTTGACCTATAATTTTATCAGCCCCTGATCTGCTTGTGACTGGTAGGTTACGGACGCTCTCCATGTCACAAATTTCCTTAAGCCGCTTCAATACCTCGGCATCATTAAGCTTGCTATATCTTAAGATTGCACATCGACTTTGTATAGGTTCAATGATCTTATTGGACATGTTACAGGCGAGGGCAAAACGAGTAGTGTTGGAGTAGATCTCCATAGTTCGACGAAGGGCTTGTTGAGCACCGGCTGTCATTCTTTTCCAAATTATTTCAGTTTACAAAAAACCAACTGATTGCAGTAAACACATACGAATCCGCTTCATCAAGAATGATAATTTTGTGTCTTCCAGGTGGGAGGGTGACTTTTCTTTGAGCGAATGACTTAATTTTGTTTCGGACCACGTCGATACCTCTGCTGTCATGTCAACATTCACCCTTCTATCAGCTTGTTTTGAATTGCCTCACCGCTCGTCGGACGCATTCAACTCCAATACCCCCTCTTTGTACGCTTCTCCCAGAAGCGCATGCGCCAGGCAATGTATAGAAGTGGTTTTTCCGATACCTGGCATACCAGAGATGATGATATGCGGTAAGTTACCATCCTCGGCAATGACCTTCAACCGTTCAACGGTATCCGAGTTGCCAACAATATCGTCCAAAAGGACCGGACGATACTTCTCGACCCTTTTAAACTGTTATTAGTTGAAAATCTTTGTTTAGAAATTAGGAGTGAATATACCAGGGCATTTCGTAACCTTCAGCATCGGTGTGTTTAGCCGTGGCCGAGATGCCTTTATTGTTCGATAAGGATCCGGATGCCATAGTGTTGAGGGGCACCGAAGGCagaagggaaagatggGATGGAAGCAGGAGATGTGAAGGTGAGAGAAATATGATACGAGCAACAGCAAAATGGTGATGGAGAAATTGACAGACagatggaaatggatgGACGACGAACGCGCCGGGCGGCGTTGTGGGCGCGTCTGATCGTGAATACCAATAATCGTGAAAGTGCCTCTTTTCCTCGCGAAGTAGTAGTAAAAGATGACACTTATTCCATTCTGGCCAAACCGCCAGTACCGAATTTTCTGGGCCCTAAATGCAGACGTGCGCCCCTGAGCTCTGATTATCAACAAGAAACATAAGCTCTGATTGAACATGACATGAGCGTTGAGCAGAATGAAAATAGTGTCAACATTCGTTCATTATCAGAAACCAACCACTATAAGCGATGTGGAGTCTCAACGGGCAGGCGAGACGGCAGTTATGTATGGTGAAGTTTGTCAAGGATAGGCAGGCATACGAAGAATCATATTATTATTGACATCCTTGTAAATTATAATTATTCCGACGCTACTATAGAAACATCTACTGTAATCCCGTATTTAAACAGACACAAGTTCTTgcctctcttcttccttccttaTCCTCATAGTAGCCCAGCCTTTGACTGCCATGATGACAACAGCCCAGCAGAACACGAAACACGTGAGGGCAATGGTAAAGTTCAAGAAAGCCATCATGTCATCCCAACCGGCACGCATGGCGGACCAACAGATCTCCTCATTAGAAAGCATGAAAACAATACCACCCGCAGCCCAGCCGAAGGACGTGAGGATTTCTGTAGGCGGCCTAGAGGGCAAGGCGGAGTGAATAGGAGGGGAGGCATAGAGGAATATGTAGGTGAAACATCTGAAGAGGGAGCCACCGGCGAGAAGGATACCCCACAAAGAGTGAATCTGCACCTGGAAAACATATGTCTGATGATGAGCAGCCATGGCAAGACCAGTCTATAAGTATGTCAGTGAGTGGATCAAACACATCGCACCGTAAATGACCTACCACACCAATGGTGAGTGCGGGAAGAGGGTTGAAGCTAAAGGCGTAGGTGGCGGGCTCTTTAGTAGAGCTCCTCCCGGTGGACATGACTGAGGCTAAAACCCTTCTGACCCATCGAGATTCGAGCAACATCCCTGAAAGACCGGCGAACCAAAACATAACGGCAATGGAAATATGTTGGACTTGCTTGACGGTGTATGGGGATCCAGGAGCAGCACCAAACCTCTCCATCCACGTGTTGGTGATACCGTAAGTGAAAATGACAGCACACTCGATCATCTCAGCAGAGACGCTGTTCTGAGAGGGGCGGCGGTTCCAAGCCCAGCCTAAATCGGCGTAGGCACCAAGATATCGAGCAAAAGTGAGATACCCATaccagaagaagatgcttCCTTTAATGTAGTGGGCTGCACAACTGTTGACAAGACCTGCTCGGCACATGCCCTTTTACGGAAGTCAGCTTTTTGTTCCCAAATATGGTACAACTGCTTACAGTGTACGTGACAATTCCGGCAAGCATTGTGACGTATGCGAAAATGATTTGAGTCCTCCTAACCCACGTGAAAACAATCTCTAAAGCTCTCAAAGGCCCCTTGGCCTTGGCACTCCTCCAAATCCTGTTGTTCTGCTCATCACTGTGAGCCCGCATGGCATCATGGTGGACTCTACGGTGGGAAGAGTGAGCGTCATAAGCACCGAGCTGGGAAGCTTTGTGCAAGAAACCAtgaggagaggaagaggaacTATGAGGGGTATCTTGAAGAGTACCCTCAGAGCCAGTAGAAGTGCGAGATGGGGAGCTATATTGACGAATAACAATTGAAGGACGACGGGGCTTGCTGCCCTTCAAAAGACTGCGAGCAATTTCCTGCTCATCAAAGCCCTGAGATCCATGAGAATGGCGAAGTTCGCCTGTACCATCCATGTGTTCAAGTTCGTCATCATGATGCTCGTTGTCCTCATCGTTGCCGATCGCAAATATAACATTACCGTCCCCATCCCTTTCACGTCCTACCTCCTCATCACTGTCGGCATCGGCCAGTCCAACCATCTCATACCTAGCGGCAGGCCACTTCTCATCGGAGATGGATTTAGGAGAGCGGAGGACATCATTGTAAAAGCCCGTCCAAGTTCGATCTTGACGCCTGTAGAATGTGATACCCCTCTTGATGAGCTCGAGAGAATCGTAGACATTCAAACAGATGGAAGTCAAAAGGAGAATGTTGACGAGTTTCGGGTAGATAGCGCCTTCATAGCTAGTTGATCCGAGTTATAACGTCAGCGGATCCTTGGATTGGAACCCTTTCGGCCAAATAAGCTTACTAATTGGGGGTGGCGGCATTGTACGCGGCACCAGCTAGCCAACCAAGGATAGCAATGGTGAGGGAGGCGATGCTGGCCAAGTAGTGGGCAGGGTAGTCGGCTGCTCGAAGGGCAAGTGCTAAGATAGTTATCTCAGTGACGTCGTCCACCATGCATAAACTGAGCCGagccgccgccgccgcccTGACAAGTGAATAATTTGCCCAGGCACGCGGCCCAGTAAGGATTTCAATCACTCACCTATGGGCAACACCCCAAAGTACGCCAAGGCCATAAAAAACGCATGCATAAATGCGAGGCCCCTATGGctctcaatctcctcaAGATCCCAGGTGACATCGAACTCCTCACCAAAGATAGCGGAATCAGCGTCAAGGCGGAAATCTGCGTCGAGGTATGTGGGCGGAAAGTGATGCCATCGGTGAATTTCGGTATCATTGAGCATTTCGAGAGGAGCAGCATGGGTGCCATGGGAATGAGCATGGGGATCAGGAGCCTGCTCCGCTTCATGGGAATCGTGGGAGTGGACATGCGAAGATGCAGAGGAGGTAGGGGCAGATGCTtcagaagaggaagtgaTGGCCGAACTGACGCTGACAAAAGCCATAGCGTCATCTGCAGCTGGTGAATCCTCCGTGGGAACATTCACTTCATCCACACCCATGTCCatatcatcttcttcgccaTCATGCCTAGGTAATAGAGGCTCAAATCTTTTGTCCACAATGAGTGAAGGAGAAGCGGCGGCAAGAGTGGGAAGGACgatggagaggaagacCGACGATATGAGAAAAGTGGTGACGGGCAATAAATTTGTGGACCTGGCCACTCTCATTTTCGATGACGCGCTTCGATGTGGGGTGGAGCTTGGAAATGGAGGCGTGAATGGTGCAGGAAAAGATGGGTGATGTGAAGtggagagggaaaggggaGAGAGTAGAAAGAGACAAGAATAGAGAAGCGGGAGTGATTGTTGACAGCAAATATAAAAGGCAAATCAATTCTACTTGCTGACAGAAGTTTGGCTTGTCGTCGGGCATACGTTTCTCGTCCTCGGGCACTCTCGGGGAAAAATCGATGTCGCTTGTCTAGGGCTCAGCCTCCACCGGCTGTAACTCGGCGCTCCCTGCCTCCATCGTCATGCAATTGACGACTTCCCCACGGTCAGCCTCACATTACTAGTCTCTAATGCTGGTTGCTCTTCCGCTACGTACACATTCATGTACTGCTCTGCCATTACAAGTCTATAGTACAAGTAGTCTTCTACATAGCACTTCTCAGATTCAGTGTAAACGATAATGCTTGGCGTTTACGATAAAGTCCGCATAGAATAGCGCAAGAGGTTACATGTA comes from Cryptococcus gattii WM276 chromosome G, complete sequence and encodes:
- a CDS encoding Subunit of heteropentameric Replication factor C (RF-C), putative; Rfc3p (Similar to TIGR gene model, INSD accession AAW44676.1), with protein sequence MASGSLSNNKGISATAKHTDAEGYEMPWVEKYRPVLLDDIVGNSDTVERLKVIAEDGNLPHIIISGMPGIGKTTSIHCLAHALLGEAYKEGVLELNASDERGIDVVRNKIKSFAQRKVTLPPGRHKIIILDEADSMTAGAQQALRRTMEIYSNTTRFALACNMSNKIIEPIQSRCAILRYSKLNDAEVLKRLKEICDMESVKYNDEGLAALIFTAEGDMRQAINNLQSTWSGFGFVSQDNVFKICDQPHPIVIRQMIKDCQYGKIDEALARVNALWDQGYSAVDIVVTVFRVVKGMEELPEYLKLEFIREIGWTHMRILEGVGTLVQLGAMIARLNKFALPPNTLKI
- a CDS encoding Cytoplasm protein, putative (Similar to TIGR gene model, INSD accession AAW44669.1), coding for MRVARSTNLLPVTTFLISSVFLSIVLPTLAAASPSLIVDKRFEPLLPRHDGEEDDMDMGVDEVNVPTEDSPAADDAMAFVSVSSAITSSSEASAPTSSASSHVHSHDSHEAEQAPDPHAHSHGTHAAPLEMLNDTEIHRWHHFPPTYLDADFRLDADSAIFGEEFDVTWDLEEIESHRGLAFMHAFFMALAYFGVLPIALALRAADYPAHYLASIASLTIAILGWLAGAAYNAATPNYYEGAIYPKLVNILLLTSICLNVYDSLELIKRGITFYRRQDRTWTGFYNDVLRSPKSISDEKWPAARYEMVGLADADSDEEVGRERDGDGNVIFAIGNDEDNEHHDDELEHMDGTGELRHSHGSQGFDEQEIARSLLKGSKPRRPSIVIRQYSSPSRTSTGSEGTLQDTPHSSSSSPHGFLHKASQLGAYDAHSSHRRVHHDAMRAHSDEQNNRIWRSAKAKGPLRALEIVFTWVRRTQIIFAYVTMLAGIVTYTGMCRAGLVNSCAAHYIKGSIFFWYGYLTFARYLGAYADLGWAWNRRPSQNSVSAEMIECAVIFTYGITNTWMERFGAAPGSPYTVKQVQHISIAVMFWFAGLSGMLLESRWVRRVLASVMSTGRSSTKEPATYAFSFNPLPALTIGVTGLAMAAHHQTYVFQVQIHSLWGILLAGGSLFRCFTYIFLYASPPIHSALPSRPPTEILTSFGWAAGGIVFMLSNEEICWSAMRAGWDDMMAFLNFTIALTCFVFCWAVVIMAVKGWATMRIRKEEERQELVSV